The stretch of DNA CAAAATAAAAACTGTGACAACTACAGCATTGCTTTGTTCAGCCGTGCCAAATATAATGCAAAGTTACACAGTCGTTTAAAGTTACTGTTAGTTATTCTGAATTATGGAAAGGTTCAGCCAGACGGTTAAATGATTATGTTTCTAAACTAAGGAATCTTTGGTTGAGTATGCGGAGTGCTCTGAATGTGTCAATTTCTACAGTGGTACCGTTGCTGTCCGGATCTACTGGGGGAATCGGTAAGACCATTGTTCGTGCAGAGTGACTTGGACGCAGACACTCGGACCTTTCTAAAAATGAGCGAGGAGAAGTCTGGCTGGCTGTTCACTCAGCTCTATCACTCCTTCTTTTCAACCGTTTTCAGTCCCATCATGTCTCGGACCTCCATCAACGGGTGAGAATGGGTTGTCAGCTGCACAGCCCCTTACAAAAAATAGCTGCAATTATGGGAGAATGAAGTACAATGCAGTATGATATTGTTTTCCTGTCTAAAATGCATATGAACTGCAAATAATTCCTCACAAATCGTAGTTTTGACACTTGCAGTTGTTTTTGTAAGGGGTGCGTTTTAATTTACTCAAACACATGCTATTGGTTTACTTCTTTCAATCTCAATATTTTCTTATTAACTACTATGAGGAAGTAGAATCCTAATTTGACATTATCATTGGGTATCATTTTGGGGGACAGTGTTTGgccaatgaatgaatgaatgaatgaaatcaaATGGATATGATGAATAAATAATGGTGCACATGTGGATCTTTGTTAAACCATCCACATGTTTAGTATGTGGTCCTTTCTTTTTGTTCAGTCTACTCTACAGTAACAGCCATGAATAGCATGGCCATGCATGCAATAATCTACTGTTTCAGTCAAAAAGGCATCTCTGTCTAATCCTTTATTGCCCTTTGCTTACCCTCCATTTGGTAGGTTTCTTGGCCGAGGCTCCATGTTTGTCTTCTCAAGGGATCAGTTTCGCCGCTTGCTCGGCATCCGCCCAGACTGGAAGGCAGACAGGCTGCTGGATCTGGGGGCAGGAGACGGGGGAGTCACCGATGTCATGGGCTCACATTTCAGAGAGATCTATGCCACAGAGGTTTCCATCCCGATGAGATGGCAGCTCCAGAAAAAAAATTACAAGTAGGTGCAGTGTATATATTTACTTATCAGAGCTTTATAAATGCCTTGCATTCTTTGATGTCAGTCTGTTGTGGGTATAGTTCTGCTGGTTCCTCAAGTGGAGCAGAAGCATTTCCCATTGTGTCTAGTGGGATGTTGAATTTATATGAAGAGTTTgattccaaaacgctatattctccatttcaatttttcaattttcataaatcatttttacattttgttttccaggtAATGTCAGTGCAACTGTAATTGGGTTactgttatttgatttatcttgaCTCAATCAAAACTGCAattgtattgatattacctgaaatacacaattaaataacatgatttaTTAATGTTATTAATGCAGTCGAGTGATATTAAAAGGAATGCACCTCAGTCAAACAGTCTAATAACTATTGCTCTCTAGGGATATTTGTGGtttactgctctctctctctctctctctctctctctctctctctctctctctctgtcttactccctctctctcatcagaTTGTTAGAAATTGAAGAGTGGCAGAACACAGGCTTCCAGTATGATGTCATCAGTTGTCTTAACCTGCTGGACCGTTGTGAACAACCTCTGGACCTGCTGAGAGACATCAAGAAAGCTCTTGTGCCGGGGTCAGGCAGGGTCATCGTGGCTGCTGTAGTCCCCTTCCAGC from Alosa sapidissima isolate fAloSap1 chromosome 24, fAloSap1.pri, whole genome shotgun sequence encodes:
- the mettl9 gene encoding methyltransferase-like protein 9 gives rise to the protein MSPHPQMRSTLLFCAWVVFYISFLVATRRMWTGKYVRNPFARSLFAKMVSESEYSAENQEWYRCCPDLLGESVRPLFVQSDLDADTRTFLKMSEEKSGWLFTQLYHSFFSTVFSPIMSRTSINGFLGRGSMFVFSRDQFRRLLGIRPDWKADRLLDLGAGDGGVTDVMGSHFREIYATEVSIPMRWQLQKKNYKLLEIEEWQNTGFQYDVISCLNLLDRCEQPLDLLRDIKKALVPGSGRVIVAAVVPFQPYIEIGGRWERPKQHLKIKGKSWEEQVTNLSIEVFSKVGLEVEAVTRLPYLCEGDMYKDYYVLDDAVFVLKAQE